One genomic window of Pseudomonas aeruginosa includes the following:
- a CDS encoding TAXI family TRAP transporter solute-binding subunit — translation MNRIKHLLKDLAILIRANLWLIPVIAALVAAVFYFVAPPPPMSATMATGAEGGGYAVFAGKLREKLKEQGFELKLVPSAGSRDNLERLLGTGEVDIALVQSGQERQLEAGQARQLQTLGAVYQEPLWLFHRSNVHIDQLSDLLHLRLAIGSDGSGTRAATEAILQANDIAPGHYPITWEARGGNAVVDDLLAGKLDAAFIVGPAENPAIQKLADNDQLRLVNFRRSAAYEARLPFLKRVEVGEGLLNLPRNVPERNISTLSPVATLVINERFHPALIPLVLEAAREVMKDGSLLDKPGAFPSAEPRTLRLHEDAERYYKSGLPLLQRYLPFRIASLADRYIILLIPFIAILIPLMKSIGPLYRWRIRARIYRWYRYIRDIDRKLDSGTDAEQLRSEIERLEKLESELNTVEVPLSYYHELYELHLHLNFVIKRLHGLQERQATQAEAGNLG, via the coding sequence ATGAATCGCATCAAGCACCTGCTCAAGGACCTCGCCATCCTGATCCGCGCCAACCTCTGGCTGATCCCGGTGATCGCCGCCCTGGTCGCCGCGGTGTTCTATTTCGTCGCCCCACCGCCGCCGATGAGCGCGACCATGGCCACCGGCGCCGAGGGCGGCGGCTACGCCGTGTTCGCCGGCAAGCTCCGGGAAAAGCTCAAGGAGCAGGGCTTCGAACTGAAGCTGGTGCCTAGCGCCGGCTCGCGCGACAACCTGGAGCGCCTGCTCGGCACCGGCGAGGTCGACATCGCCCTGGTCCAGAGCGGCCAGGAGCGCCAGCTCGAAGCCGGGCAGGCGCGCCAGTTGCAGACCCTCGGCGCGGTCTACCAGGAACCGCTCTGGCTGTTCCACCGCAGCAACGTGCACATCGACCAGCTCAGCGACCTGCTGCACCTGCGCCTGGCCATCGGCAGCGACGGCAGCGGCACCCGCGCCGCCACCGAGGCGATCCTGCAGGCCAACGACATCGCCCCGGGACACTATCCGATCACCTGGGAAGCCCGCGGCGGCAACGCGGTGGTCGACGACCTGCTGGCCGGCAAGCTGGACGCGGCGTTCATCGTCGGCCCGGCGGAGAACCCGGCGATCCAGAAATTGGCCGACAACGACCAGCTTCGCCTGGTCAACTTCCGCCGCAGCGCCGCCTACGAGGCGCGCCTGCCGTTCCTCAAGCGGGTCGAGGTCGGCGAAGGCCTGCTCAACCTGCCGCGCAACGTGCCGGAACGAAACATCAGCACCCTGTCGCCGGTGGCCACCCTGGTGATCAACGAACGCTTCCACCCGGCGCTGATCCCGCTGGTGCTGGAAGCCGCGCGCGAGGTGATGAAGGACGGCAGCCTGCTCGACAAGCCCGGCGCCTTCCCCAGCGCCGAGCCGCGCACCCTGCGCCTGCACGAGGACGCCGAGCGCTACTACAAGAGCGGCCTGCCGCTGCTGCAGCGCTACCTGCCGTTCCGCATCGCCTCCCTGGCGGACCGCTACATCATCCTGCTGATCCCGTTCATCGCCATCCTCATCCCGCTGATGAAGTCCATCGGCCCGCTGTATCGCTGGCGCATCCGCGCGCGCATCTACCGCTGGTACCGCTACATCCGCGACATCGACCGCAAGCTCGACAGCGGTACCGACGCCGAGCAACTGAGAAGCGAGATCGAGCGGCTGGAGAAACTGGAGAGCGAGCTGAACACCGTGGAGGTGCCGCTCTCCTACTACCACGAGCTGTACGAGCTGCACCTGCACCTGAACTTCGTGATCAAGCGCCTGCACGGTCTGCAGGAACGCCAGGCGACGCAGGCAGAAGCCGGCAACCTCGGGTAA
- the exoS gene encoding T3SS effector bifunctional cytotoxin exoenzyme S translates to MHIQSLQQSPSFAVELHQAASGRLGQIEARQVATPSEAQQLAQRQDAPKGEGLLARLGAALVRPFVAIMDWLGKLLGSHARTGPQPSQDAQPAVMSSAVVFKQMVLQQALPMTLKGLDKASELATLTPEGLAREHSRLASGDGALRSLSTALAGIRAGSQVEESRIQAGRLLERSIGGIALQQWGTTGGAASQLVLDASPELRREITDQLHQVMSEVALLRQAVESEVSRVSADKALADGLVKRFGADAEKYLGRQPGGIHSDAEVMALGLYTGIHYADLNRALRQGQELDAGQKLIDQGMSAAFEKSGQAEQVVKTFRGTRGGDAFNAVEEGKVGHDDGYLSTSLNPGVARSFGQGTISTVFGRSGIDVSGISNYKNEKEILYNKETDMRVLLSASDEQGVTRRVLEEAALGEQSGHSQGLLDALDLASKPERSGEVQEQDVRLRMRGLDLA, encoded by the coding sequence ATGCATATTCAATCGCTTCAGCAGAGTCCGTCTTTCGCCGTCGAATTGCACCAGGCCGCCAGTGGGCGTTTGGGACAGATTGAGGCCCGCCAGGTCGCCACCCCCAGTGAAGCGCAGCAGTTGGCCCAGCGCCAGGACGCGCCGAAGGGTGAGGGGCTGCTCGCTCGCCTGGGCGCGGCGCTCGTGCGTCCCTTCGTGGCGATCATGGACTGGCTGGGCAAACTGTTGGGCTCCCACGCCCGCACCGGGCCGCAGCCCAGTCAGGACGCGCAGCCTGCGGTCATGTCCTCGGCCGTCGTGTTCAAGCAGATGGTGCTGCAGCAGGCATTGCCCATGACCTTGAAGGGACTCGACAAGGCGAGCGAGCTGGCGACCCTGACACCGGAAGGACTGGCCCGGGAGCACTCCCGCCTGGCCAGCGGAGATGGGGCGCTGCGTTCGCTGAGCACCGCCTTGGCCGGCATTCGTGCCGGCAGCCAGGTCGAGGAGTCCCGTATCCAGGCTGGCCGCCTGCTCGAACGGAGCATCGGCGGGATCGCGCTGCAGCAGTGGGGCACCACCGGCGGTGCCGCGAGTCAACTGGTGCTCGACGCAAGCCCGGAACTGCGGCGCGAAATCACCGACCAGTTGCATCAGGTAATGAGCGAGGTCGCACTGTTGCGCCAAGCGGTAGAGAGCGAGGTCAGCAGAGTATCGGCCGACAAGGCGCTGGCGGATGGCCTGGTGAAGCGGTTCGGGGCGGATGCGGAAAAGTACCTGGGCAGACAGCCTGGTGGCATCCACAGTGACGCCGAAGTGATGGCGCTTGGTCTCTACACCGGCATTCACTACGCGGACCTGAATCGCGCTCTGCGTCAGGGGCAGGAGCTGGATGCGGGACAAAAGCTGATCGACCAAGGTATGTCCGCGGCCTTCGAGAAGAGCGGACAGGCTGAACAGGTAGTGAAGACTTTCCGTGGCACCCGTGGCGGGGATGCCTTCAACGCCGTGGAAGAGGGCAAGGTTGGCCACGACGACGGCTATCTCTCCACCTCCCTGAACCCCGGTGTCGCGAGGAGCTTCGGGCAGGGCACGATATCCACCGTGTTCGGCAGGTCCGGAATCGATGTCAGCGGGATATCGAACTACAAGAATGAAAAAGAGATTCTCTATAACAAAGAGACCGACATGCGCGTGCTGCTGAGCGCCAGCGATGAGCAGGGAGTGACCCGCCGGGTCCTCGAAGAGGCGGCCCTGGGGGAGCAGAGTGGCCATAGCCAGGGACTGCTCGATGCTCTCGACCTGGCAAGCAAACCGGAACGTTCAGGCGAGGTCCAGGAACAGGATGTACGCCTGAGGATGCGTGGCCTTGATCTGGCCTGA
- a CDS encoding hydrolase, giving the protein MLIRAATSTLLVVDIQERLLPAIDDGPALVEYSQWLLRVARALDVPVLASEQYSKGLGPTVAALRDELEPTQILEKLDFSAAADGALLRAPGGDRRQFVVCGSEAHVCVLQTVLDLLGRGREVFVVEEAIGSRRPSDKALAVERMRQAGAMIVSREMVAFEWMERAGSDRFREISRNFIR; this is encoded by the coding sequence ATGCTGATCCGCGCCGCAACCTCGACCCTGCTGGTGGTCGATATCCAGGAACGCCTGCTGCCGGCCATCGACGACGGTCCGGCGCTGGTCGAGTACAGCCAGTGGTTGTTGCGCGTGGCCCGCGCACTGGACGTGCCGGTGCTGGCCAGCGAGCAGTACAGCAAGGGCCTGGGGCCGACGGTGGCGGCCCTGCGCGATGAGCTGGAGCCCACGCAGATCCTCGAGAAGCTGGACTTCTCGGCCGCCGCCGACGGCGCCCTGCTGCGCGCGCCCGGCGGCGACCGCCGGCAGTTCGTGGTTTGCGGCAGCGAGGCGCACGTCTGCGTGCTGCAGACCGTGCTCGACCTGCTTGGCCGTGGTCGCGAAGTGTTCGTCGTGGAGGAGGCGATCGGCTCGCGGCGGCCGAGCGACAAGGCGCTGGCCGTGGAGCGGATGCGCCAGGCCGGGGCGATGATCGTGTCGCGGGAGATGGTCGCCTTCGAATGGATGGAACGCGCCGGCAGCGACCGCTTCCGCGAGATCAGCCGCAACTTCATTCGCTGA
- a CDS encoding CesT family type III secretion system chaperone gives MNPLYRAAIHQLFLALDLPTPNDEESVLSLQVGPHLCHLAEHPTDHLLMFTRLEGQGDATASEQNLFSQDPCKPILGRDPESGERLLWNRQPLQLLDRAQIHHQLEQLVAAAEELR, from the coding sequence ATGAATCCACTCTACCGCGCCGCCATCCACCAGCTTTTTCTCGCTCTCGATCTCCCGACGCCCAATGACGAGGAGAGCGTACTCAGCCTGCAGGTGGGCCCGCATCTCTGCCATCTGGCAGAACATCCGACCGATCATCTGTTGATGTTCACCCGCCTGGAAGGACAAGGAGACGCTACGGCCAGCGAGCAGAACCTGTTCAGCCAGGACCCTTGCAAGCCGATCCTGGGCCGCGACCCCGAAAGCGGCGAACGGCTGCTCTGGAACCGCCAGCCCTTGCAGTTGCTGGACAGGGCCCAGATCCACCATCAACTCGAACAACTGGTCGCCGCCGCCGAAGAGCTGCGCTGA
- the rlmF gene encoding 23S rRNA (adenine(1618)-N(6))-methyltransferase RlmF — translation MPRPTSPHPDAERKSASPLHPRNRHLGRYDFPRLIAGSPELERFVILNPYGRQSIDFADPAAVKAFNRALLQQFYDVREWDIPDGYLCPPIPGRADYLHYLADLLGASHDGLIPRGPGLRALDVGTGANCIYPLLGHHEYGWRFVGADIDPQSLASAAAILAANPRFAAAIELRRQPDRRQIFQGLIGVDERFDMTLCNPPFHASLDEATRGSRRKWKNLGKLDPTRTLPLLNFGGQGAELYCEGGEAAFLAGMAEESRAFATQVFWFTTLVSKASNLPNLQERLKTLGASDIRVVDMAQGQKQSRFVAWTYLDKKQRRAWRKERWTAALLEPLGE, via the coding sequence ATGCCCCGCCCGACCAGCCCGCATCCCGACGCCGAGCGCAAGAGCGCCAGCCCGCTGCACCCGCGCAATCGCCACCTGGGACGCTACGACTTTCCGCGCCTGATCGCCGGCAGCCCGGAACTGGAGCGCTTCGTCATCCTCAATCCGTACGGCAGGCAGAGCATCGACTTCGCCGATCCGGCGGCGGTGAAAGCCTTCAACCGCGCGCTGCTGCAACAGTTCTACGACGTACGCGAGTGGGATATACCCGATGGTTACCTGTGCCCGCCCATTCCCGGTCGCGCCGACTACCTGCACTACCTGGCCGACCTGCTCGGCGCCAGCCACGATGGCCTGATTCCACGCGGTCCCGGCCTGCGTGCGCTGGACGTCGGAACCGGAGCCAACTGCATCTACCCGCTGCTCGGCCACCACGAATACGGCTGGCGCTTCGTCGGCGCCGACATCGACCCGCAATCGCTGGCCTCGGCCGCTGCGATCCTCGCCGCCAACCCACGCTTCGCCGCTGCCATCGAGTTGCGCCGGCAGCCTGATCGCAGGCAGATATTCCAGGGCCTGATCGGCGTCGATGAGCGCTTCGACATGACCCTCTGCAACCCGCCCTTCCACGCCTCGCTGGACGAAGCCACGCGCGGCAGCCGGCGCAAGTGGAAGAACCTCGGCAAGCTCGACCCGACCCGTACCCTGCCGCTACTGAACTTTGGCGGCCAGGGCGCCGAGCTGTACTGCGAGGGCGGCGAAGCGGCCTTCCTGGCCGGCATGGCCGAGGAAAGCCGGGCGTTCGCCACGCAGGTGTTCTGGTTCACCACCCTGGTATCCAAGGCGAGCAACCTGCCGAACCTCCAGGAGCGCCTGAAGACGTTGGGCGCCAGCGATATCCGCGTGGTGGACATGGCCCAGGGACAGAAGCAGAGCCGCTTCGTCGCCTGGACCTACCTCGACAAGAAGCAGCGCCGGGCCTGGCGCAAGGAGCGCTGGACAGCAGCCCTCCTGGAACCACTGGGCGAATAG
- a CDS encoding glutathione S-transferase yields the protein MQLIGMLDSPFVRRVAIALRLLDLPYEHRPLSVFRNFQAFSLFNPMVKAPTLVLDDGTVLMDSSLILDYLECLAGRERSLLPQRPQARARALSLIGAALVACEKSVQIYYELNLRPEERRHGPWLERVEGQLLAAYDWLEAALRQEPLARDGGIELVGVTVAVAWRFSQLVVAERVAASEYPELASYSDYAEGLPVFLETPPV from the coding sequence ATGCAACTGATCGGTATGCTGGATTCGCCTTTTGTGCGCCGGGTCGCCATCGCCCTGCGCCTGCTGGACCTGCCCTACGAGCACCGGCCGCTGTCGGTGTTCCGCAATTTCCAGGCGTTCAGCCTGTTCAACCCGATGGTCAAGGCGCCCACGCTGGTGCTGGACGATGGCACCGTGCTGATGGACTCCAGCCTGATCCTCGATTACCTGGAGTGCCTGGCCGGCCGCGAACGCAGTCTGCTGCCGCAACGGCCGCAGGCCCGTGCACGGGCGCTGAGTCTGATCGGTGCGGCGCTGGTGGCCTGCGAGAAATCCGTGCAGATCTACTACGAACTGAACCTGCGTCCCGAGGAACGCCGCCATGGCCCCTGGCTGGAGCGGGTGGAGGGGCAGTTGCTGGCGGCCTACGACTGGCTGGAGGCAGCGCTGCGCCAGGAGCCGCTGGCACGCGACGGCGGCATCGAGCTGGTCGGGGTGACTGTTGCAGTGGCCTGGCGCTTCAGCCAACTGGTGGTCGCGGAGCGGGTCGCCGCCAGCGAATACCCGGAACTGGCAAGCTATTCGGATTATGCGGAAGGGTTGCCGGTGTTCCTCGAGACGCCGCCGGTCTGA
- the yejK gene encoding nucleoid-associated protein YejK yields the protein MPIHHAIVHLIEKKPDGTPAVLHARDAELGDSQAIENLLADLNESYNAKNKAWGFFQGESGAYPFSGWLGEYLEGDRDFVGFSREAVEHLQKLMEESNLSTGGHILFAHYQQGMTDYLAIALLHHSEGVAVNESLEVTPSRHLDLGQLHLAARINISEWRNNKQSKQYISFIKGKGGKKVSDYFRDFIGCQEGVDSPSETRTLLKAFSDFVESEDMAEEQAREKTETLVDYATSQARIGEPMTLDALSELMDDQQPRAFYDYIRNKDYGLSPEIPADKRTLNQFRRFTGRAEGLSISFEAHLLGSKVEYDEERDMLIIRQLPTQLKDQLKRRKD from the coding sequence ATGCCGATCCATCACGCCATCGTCCACCTGATCGAGAAGAAGCCCGACGGCACCCCGGCCGTGCTCCACGCGCGCGACGCCGAGCTGGGCGACTCCCAGGCCATCGAGAACCTGCTGGCCGACCTCAACGAAAGCTACAACGCCAAGAACAAGGCCTGGGGCTTCTTCCAGGGCGAGTCCGGGGCCTACCCGTTCAGCGGCTGGCTCGGTGAGTACCTGGAGGGCGATCGCGACTTCGTCGGCTTCAGCCGCGAAGCGGTCGAGCACCTGCAGAAGCTGATGGAGGAGTCCAATCTCTCCACCGGCGGCCACATCCTGTTCGCCCACTACCAGCAAGGCATGACCGACTACCTGGCGATCGCCCTGCTGCACCACAGCGAAGGCGTGGCGGTGAACGAGTCGCTGGAGGTCACCCCGTCGCGCCACCTGGACCTCGGCCAGTTGCACCTGGCCGCGCGGATCAATATCTCCGAATGGCGCAACAACAAGCAGTCGAAGCAGTACATCTCGTTCATCAAGGGCAAGGGCGGGAAGAAGGTCTCCGACTATTTCCGCGACTTCATCGGCTGCCAGGAAGGGGTGGATTCGCCGAGCGAGACGCGCACCCTGCTGAAAGCCTTCAGCGATTTCGTGGAAAGCGAGGACATGGCCGAGGAACAGGCCCGCGAGAAGACCGAGACGCTGGTCGACTACGCCACCTCCCAGGCGCGCATCGGCGAGCCGATGACCCTCGACGCGCTTTCGGAACTGATGGACGACCAGCAACCGCGGGCGTTCTACGACTACATACGTAACAAGGACTACGGCCTGTCGCCGGAAATCCCGGCGGACAAGCGCACCCTCAACCAGTTCCGCCGCTTCACCGGCCGCGCCGAAGGCCTGTCGATCAGCTTCGAGGCGCACCTGCTGGGCTCCAAGGTGGAATACGACGAAGAGCGCGACATGCTGATCATCCGCCAGTTGCCGACCCAGTTGAAGGACCAGCTCAAGCGGCGCAAGGACTGA
- a CDS encoding LysR substrate-binding domain-containing protein, translating to MSDLPPLTALRSFEAVARLGSISQAASELHVTHSAISQQIKLLENLLGLALFVREGRGLRLSENGRFYALQVRASLGEIADATRVVRARPREGELVVTVMPSFGLNWLLPRLPRFRERHPHCRVRLVASLDVQNLRQGLADLGVRIGKGDWEGVGRERLFDDELLMVAAPDFNGGRLPRTPSEIVACPTLRSTESWALWCQRAGVAEPQHGLLINDSNLLLEAVRLGQGIALERRSLVAGALAEGRLVQLGDIRVPYPYPYWLVWPQREPPSDRHQAFADWLREEARRYQAEQPPLSE from the coding sequence ATGAGCGACCTCCCTCCCCTCACCGCCCTGCGCAGCTTCGAAGCGGTCGCCCGGCTCGGCAGCATCAGCCAGGCCGCCAGCGAGCTGCACGTCACCCACTCAGCGATCAGCCAGCAGATCAAGCTGCTGGAAAACCTCCTCGGCCTGGCCCTGTTCGTCCGCGAGGGGCGCGGCCTGCGCCTGAGCGAGAACGGCCGGTTCTACGCCCTGCAGGTACGCGCCTCGCTGGGCGAGATCGCCGACGCCACGCGGGTGGTGCGGGCGCGTCCACGGGAGGGTGAGCTGGTGGTCACGGTGATGCCGTCCTTCGGCCTGAACTGGCTGCTGCCGCGCCTGCCGCGCTTTCGCGAGCGCCATCCGCACTGTCGCGTGCGGCTGGTGGCCAGTCTTGACGTGCAGAACCTGCGCCAGGGCCTGGCCGACCTCGGCGTACGCATCGGCAAGGGCGACTGGGAAGGGGTCGGTCGGGAACGCCTGTTCGACGACGAGTTGCTGATGGTCGCCGCGCCCGACTTCAACGGCGGCCGCCTGCCGCGCACGCCGAGCGAGATCGTCGCCTGCCCTACACTGCGCTCCACCGAATCCTGGGCGCTCTGGTGCCAGCGCGCCGGCGTGGCGGAACCGCAGCACGGACTGCTGATCAATGACTCGAACCTGCTGCTGGAAGCCGTGCGCCTGGGCCAGGGCATCGCCCTGGAGCGTCGCAGCCTGGTCGCCGGCGCCCTCGCCGAGGGCCGCCTGGTGCAACTGGGCGACATCCGCGTGCCCTACCCCTATCCCTACTGGCTGGTCTGGCCGCAGCGCGAGCCGCCGAGCGACCGCCACCAGGCCTTCGCCGACTGGCTGCGCGAGGAGGCCCGGCGCTACCAGGCCGAGCAACCGCCGCTCAGCGAATGA